The following proteins come from a genomic window of Neofelis nebulosa isolate mNeoNeb1 chromosome 5, mNeoNeb1.pri, whole genome shotgun sequence:
- the LOC131513142 gene encoding LOW QUALITY PROTEIN: ras-GEF domain-containing family member 1A-like (The sequence of the model RefSeq protein was modified relative to this genomic sequence to represent the inferred CDS: inserted 1 base in 1 codon; substituted 1 base at 1 genomic stop codon), with protein MDGFDAGEILCYRVVEDHWHTSLAKLKSFSAKTVQLLKEWTEAFSCDFQDEKAMVEPKTITHRVTQCNEENGTVKKAISQMTQSLLLXPAAQSQLQELWEKIPSPAMDKGSFLKAKPPATQKDILGVCFDPLVLAQQLTHIELERINSIHPEDLMQIVSHMNSRDKHRCQGDLTKTYSLEACDXWFNCLSMLVATEVCQVVKKKHWTHMLEFFLAVAQKHFNIGNFNSMMSIISGMNLSPVARLKKTWSKVKMAKFDILEHHMDPSSNFCNYRTALQGATQRSQMANNSREKIVIPVFNLFVKDIYFLHKIHTNHLPNGNVNFKEFREISRQIHEFMTSTQVDCPFEKDKKIQNYLLTAPIWSEEALFIISFESEGPENHIEKDSWKTLRMTLLNRA; from the exons ATGGATGGTTTCGATGCAGGAGAAATCCTTTGCTACAGAGTGGTAGAGGATCATTGGCATACCTCTTTGGCCAAGCTGAAGTCCTTCTCAGCCAAGACTGTGCAGCTGTTAAAGGAGTGGACAGAGGCCTTCTCCTGTGACTTCCAGGATGAGAAGGCCATGGTTGAACCGAAGACTATTACCCACCGGGTCACACAGTGTAATGAGGAGAATGGCACAGTGAAGAAGGCTATTTCCCAAatgacacagagcctgctgctgTAGCCGGCTGCCCAGAGCCAGCTTCAGGAGCTGTGGGAAAAGATTCCCTCACCAGCCATGGACAAAGGGTCTTTCCTCAAGGCTAAGCCACCAGCCACTCAGAAGGACATCCTGGGTGTGTGCTTTGACCCCCTGGTGCTGGCCCAGCAGCTGACTCATATTGAGCTGGAGAGGATCAATAGCATTCACCCTGAGGATCTGATGCAGATCGTCAGCCACATGAACTCTCGGGACAAGCACCGGTGCCAAGGGGACCTGACCAAGACATATAGCCTGGAAGCCTGTG AGTGGTTCAACTGCCTTAGCATGCTAGTGGCCACTGAGGTGTGCCAGGTGGTGAAGAAGAAGCACTGGACTCACATGCTAGAGTTCTTTCTTGCTGTGGCCCAGAAGCACTTTAATATCGGGAATTTCAACTCCATGATGTCCATCATCTCTGGCATGAACCTCAGTCCTGTGGCGAGGCTTAAGAAAACGTGGTCCAAAGTCAAGATGGCCAAGTTTGACATCTTGGAGCACCACATGGACCCATCCAGCAACTTCTGCAACTACCGCACGGCCCTGCAGGGGGCCACACAAAGGTCCCAGATGGCCAACAACAGCAGAGAGAAGATTGTTATCCCTGTATTCAACCTTTTCGTTAAGGACATTTACTTCCTGCACAAAATCCATACCAATCACTTGCCCAATGGGAATGTTAACTTCAAGGAATTTAGGGAAATCTCCAGACAAATCCATGAGTTCATGACATCGACTCAGGTAGATTGTCCCTTCGAGAAGGACAAGAAGATTCAGAACTACCTGCTCACGGCACCCATCTGGAGCGAGGAAGCTCTCTTCATCATCTCCTTTGAAAGTGAAGGTCCTGAAAACCACATCGAGAAGGATAGCTGGAAGACTCTTAGGATGACTCTCCTTAACAGAGCCTGA